DNA from Aliarcobacter skirrowii CCUG 10374:
TAGTGAAAAATCTAAACTATCTAAAAATTTAACTATTAATCTTGCATTTCCATAAGCAAACAAAGCACAAAGCAAAATAGAATAGTGACATTTTTGTCTTTTTGCAACAATTAATGGATCTGGCTTTTCATAGCTTACTTCAAAAATATTATTTCTAGCATTAACTTCAATATCCAAAAGTTCTTTTAGCTCTTTATCTTTTTGTGTCATTTTAATTCCAAAATCAGTTTTGGGTATAATAGCCAAAATTTTATTAGGAATCTTATGAAAAATATACTAATTACAGGTTGTTCAAGTGGTATTGGACTTGAAACTGCACTATTTTTAAAAAACAACAATATAAAAGTTTATGCAAGTGCAAGAGATGAAAAAGATGTAGAGATTTTAAAAAATTTAGGTTTTAAAACTTTTAAGATTGATGTTACAAAAAAAGATGAAATAAGTTTTGCTTTAAATGAAATTTTAAAAGAGGATAAAAAACTTGATTCTGTTTTTAATAATGCTGGTTTTGCAATTCCAGGGGCTATTGAAGATATAAAAACTGATGATTTAAAAGAGCTTTTTGATACAAACTTTTTTGGACTTCATGAGCTTACAACTCAAGCTATGAAGATATTTAGAACTCAAGGATATGGAAAAATTATTCAACACAGCTCAGTTTTGGGAATTATCTC
Protein-coding regions in this window:
- a CDS encoding SDR family NAD(P)-dependent oxidoreductase encodes the protein MKNILITGCSSGIGLETALFLKNNNIKVYASARDEKDVEILKNLGFKTFKIDVTKKDEISFALNEILKEDKKLDSVFNNAGFAIPGAIEDIKTDDLKELFDTNFFGLHELTTQAMKIFRTQGYGKIIQHSSVLGIISLRFRGAYNASKYAIEGLCDTLRLETLNSNIYISTINTGPVTSKFRENSLKNFKEKIDIKSSFWKNSYKSELKARLESSDDKGAFTLPPISVAKVVLKILNSPNPKPRYYVTKATYILGFAKRVLSTSWLDKLLVKI